From the genome of Chloroflexota bacterium:
CGACCTTTGGCTTGCCAGTGCTCATGCCACACTTCGGCTGGGCAATCGTGCATATCTGCGCCAGCGATGTTGCCGTACTCGGCGTGCCGCCCAGGTACATGACCATCTGCCTGATGCTGCCACCGGGCACCGAGGACAAGGTACTGGAAGATATCTGGATGGATATCCACCGGGAATGCGAAAAGCTGGGCATCGCCATCATCGGCGGTCACACCGGCATATACCCTGGCATAGGCTACCCTCTGAACGGCGGCTGCACCATGTTTGGCATCGGGAAAAAAGAGCAGCTTACCCCTCCGTCCAATGCCAGGGTTGGCGACCGTGTAATCATCACCAAGGGCCCGGCCATTGAATCGACCGGTATCCTAGCGCTTCAGGCGGAAAAAGCGCTGGTGGATAAATTCGGCCAAGACCTCGTTGAAAAAGCGAAAAAACACTTCGCTGCCATGACTGTGGTTCAGGACGCGCTGGTGGCAGCCCCCCACGCCCACGCCATGCACGATGCCACCGAAGGTGGCCTGCTCAACGGTGTCTACGAGGTCATCGAGGCCTCCGGTACCGGCGTAACCATCTATGAGGAAAAAATCATTATTCCGGAAGAAATTGAGGCCGTTCACCGCTATTTCAATATCGACCCGCTCATCTCAATCAGCGAGGGCACACTGGTGATAGCCGCCACGCCGGAAAATACGCCAAAGATTATCAACGACCTGAAGCAAAACAACATTGATGCCTGGGAAATCGGCGAGGTGACGGAAAAAGATAGAATTTTTATCCGCAAGGATGGGAAAAAGGAAACGCTGACGCCGGTCAAGGTGGACCCGTTCTGGGCAGCTTATTTCAGCACGCTGGGAGGATAAACTTTGAGCACAAATCAAGAGGAAATTATACTGGGTAACCTGGCCCGCGCTATGGCCATGCTCCAGGAAAGCGCCGAGTTCGCGCTGCTCATGCCCGAAGTCAGAGTCAATCTGGTCTATGCCCTGCCGGATGCCAGGACAGGTAAAGATGTCGCCGCCATTGACGGCAGGATAACGGTGGTGCGGGGATTTCCTTACGCCTC
Proteins encoded in this window:
- a CDS encoding AIR synthase, translated to TFGLPVLMPHFGWAIVHICASDVAVLGVPPRYMTICLMLPPGTEDKVLEDIWMDIHRECEKLGIAIIGGHTGIYPGIGYPLNGGCTMFGIGKKEQLTPPSNARVGDRVIITKGPAIESTGILALQAEKALVDKFGQDLVEKAKKHFAAMTVVQDALVAAPHAHAMHDATEGGLLNGVYEVIEASGTGVTIYEEKIIIPEEIEAVHRYFNIDPLISISEGTLVIAATPENTPKIINDLKQNNIDAWEIGEVTEKDRIFIRKDGKKETLTPVKVDPFWAAYFSTLGG